The following proteins are encoded in a genomic region of Micropterus dolomieu isolate WLL.071019.BEF.003 ecotype Adirondacks linkage group LG04, ASM2129224v1, whole genome shotgun sequence:
- the lyl1 gene encoding protein lyl-1 isoform X2, translating into MMEKLNPTSPPASPADLPRPSSSSSASSPSCASVEQNSPLQNKTFSDAISSPHLANKKEHKGHTYVPTAASIPSPTATTTALNIHLTDTAAPPEPIVMETEEEEKRGGPTTTAGPAASANGSPTVSSPPPLLPAPAKTSPCPLRPLASNASFPTSSSPSPLPPHIPVISLGHSKPLLPLSNTPLTALHPIPNLLHGPHGDLRRSQLTCLPVASPAASGAPVGSVGPSTPSPGPLLPQHYMPAHPFFTSSYLGPSGGNYGVINNSRIKRRPSSHFEMEINECPPQKIARRVFTNSRERWRQQNVNGAFSELRKLIPTHPPDKKLSKNEILRLAVKYINFLVTLLNDQAQDKSGDSAEDSAEDESTTIGLDGNKRNPLFQCNTPPQSDAAPPSSAHPALATVRRDRDSTDSVTALASPATSSCYGDTDSEESFGAKTSLVTHGILGKVKGQIRMVASTNDER; encoded by the exons ATGATGGAAAAGCTGAACCCCACCAGCCCACCGGCCTCACCAGCCGACCTACCtcgtccctcctcctcttcctccgcCTCCTCTCCATCCTGTGCCTCCGTTGAGCAGAACAGTCCCCTCCAGAACAAGACTTTCTCTGATGCTATCAGCAGCCCACACCTTGCTAACAAGAAAGAGCACAAGGGACACACGTATGTCCCCACAGCTGCCTCAATTCCGTCTCCAACTGCCACGACAACGGCGTTAAACATTCACCTCACAGATACAGCTGCGCCACCTGAGCCCATTGTCATGGAgaccgaggaggaggagaagcgaGGAGGACCAACGACCACCGCTGGCCCCGCTGCTTCTGCCAACGGGTCCCCAACTGTTTCCTCTCCACCCCCGCTCCTCCCGGCACCAGCCAAAACTTCCCCATGCCCTCTACGACCTCTAGCCTCCAATGCATCCTTCCCTACGTCCTCGtcaccctctcctcttcctccacacatTCCAGTCATCAGTCTCGGTCACAGCAAACCCCTTCTCCCACTCTCCAATACCCCTTTGACTGCCCTCCACCCAATTCCCAATCTCCTACACGGGCCCCATGGGGACCTCCGCCGCAGTCAGCTAACCTGTTTGCCTGTGGCCAGCCCTGCAGCTTCTGGAGCTCCTGTAGGTTCTGTTGGGCCTTCAACTCCCTCTCCAGGACCCCTGTTGCCTCAGCATTACATGCCTGCACACCCCTTCTTCACCAG TTCTTACCTGGGTCCCTCAGGAGGAAACTATGGTGTCATCAACAACAGCCGGATCAAGAGAAGACCCTCGTCACACTTTGAGATGGAGATTAACGAAT GCCCTCCTCAGAAAATCGCTCGCCGTGTCTTCACCAACAGCCGTGAGCGCTGGCGACAGCAGAATGTGAACGGGGCTTTCTCTGAGCTGAGAAAACTCATTCCCACACACCCACCTGACAAGAAGCTCAGCAAAAATGAAATCCTCCGCCTGGCTGTGAAGTACATCAATTTCTTGGTCACTCTGCTCAATGACCAGGCACAAGACAAGAGTGGGGACTCAGCTGAGGACTCAGCAGAGGACGAAAGCACCACCATTGGGTTGGACGGCAATAAAAGGAACCCCCTTTTTCAATGCAACACTCCTCCTCAGTCCGATGCTGCTCCGCCATCCTCAGCCCATCCCGCCTTGGCAACAGTCCGCAGAGACAGAGACTCAACTGACTCAGTCACGGCTCTGGCCTCCCCAGCAACATCCAGTTGCTATGGTGACACGGACAGTGAGGAAAGCTTTGGGGCAAAGACCTCTTTGGTGACCCATGGCATTCTCGGAAAGGTCAAGGGTCAGATAAGAATGGTGGCATCAACAAATGATGAGCGGTGA
- the lyl1 gene encoding protein lyl-1 isoform X1: MMEKLNPTSPPASPADLPRPSSSSSASSPSCASVEQNSPLQNKTFSDAISSPHLANKKEHKGHTYVPTAASIPSPTATTTALNIHLTDTAAPPEPIVMETEEEEKRGGPTTTAGPAASANGSPTVSSPPPLLPAPAKTSPCPLRPLASNASFPTSSSPSPLPPHIPVISLGHSKPLLPLSNTPLTALHPIPNLLHGPHGDLRRSQLTCLPVASPAASGAPVGSVGPSTPSPGPLLPQHYMPAHPFFTSSYLGPSGGNYGVINNSRIKRRPSSHFEMEINECSAHSDSVYVCPTGPPQKIARRVFTNSRERWRQQNVNGAFSELRKLIPTHPPDKKLSKNEILRLAVKYINFLVTLLNDQAQDKSGDSAEDSAEDESTTIGLDGNKRNPLFQCNTPPQSDAAPPSSAHPALATVRRDRDSTDSVTALASPATSSCYGDTDSEESFGAKTSLVTHGILGKVKGQIRMVASTNDER; the protein is encoded by the exons ATGATGGAAAAGCTGAACCCCACCAGCCCACCGGCCTCACCAGCCGACCTACCtcgtccctcctcctcttcctccgcCTCCTCTCCATCCTGTGCCTCCGTTGAGCAGAACAGTCCCCTCCAGAACAAGACTTTCTCTGATGCTATCAGCAGCCCACACCTTGCTAACAAGAAAGAGCACAAGGGACACACGTATGTCCCCACAGCTGCCTCAATTCCGTCTCCAACTGCCACGACAACGGCGTTAAACATTCACCTCACAGATACAGCTGCGCCACCTGAGCCCATTGTCATGGAgaccgaggaggaggagaagcgaGGAGGACCAACGACCACCGCTGGCCCCGCTGCTTCTGCCAACGGGTCCCCAACTGTTTCCTCTCCACCCCCGCTCCTCCCGGCACCAGCCAAAACTTCCCCATGCCCTCTACGACCTCTAGCCTCCAATGCATCCTTCCCTACGTCCTCGtcaccctctcctcttcctccacacatTCCAGTCATCAGTCTCGGTCACAGCAAACCCCTTCTCCCACTCTCCAATACCCCTTTGACTGCCCTCCACCCAATTCCCAATCTCCTACACGGGCCCCATGGGGACCTCCGCCGCAGTCAGCTAACCTGTTTGCCTGTGGCCAGCCCTGCAGCTTCTGGAGCTCCTGTAGGTTCTGTTGGGCCTTCAACTCCCTCTCCAGGACCCCTGTTGCCTCAGCATTACATGCCTGCACACCCCTTCTTCACCAG TTCTTACCTGGGTCCCTCAGGAGGAAACTATGGTGTCATCAACAACAGCCGGATCAAGAGAAGACCCTCGTCACACTTTGAGATGGAGATTAACGAAT GCTCTGCACACTCAGACAGTGTTTACGTGTGTCCAACAGGCCCTCCTCAGAAAATCGCTCGCCGTGTCTTCACCAACAGCCGTGAGCGCTGGCGACAGCAGAATGTGAACGGGGCTTTCTCTGAGCTGAGAAAACTCATTCCCACACACCCACCTGACAAGAAGCTCAGCAAAAATGAAATCCTCCGCCTGGCTGTGAAGTACATCAATTTCTTGGTCACTCTGCTCAATGACCAGGCACAAGACAAGAGTGGGGACTCAGCTGAGGACTCAGCAGAGGACGAAAGCACCACCATTGGGTTGGACGGCAATAAAAGGAACCCCCTTTTTCAATGCAACACTCCTCCTCAGTCCGATGCTGCTCCGCCATCCTCAGCCCATCCCGCCTTGGCAACAGTCCGCAGAGACAGAGACTCAACTGACTCAGTCACGGCTCTGGCCTCCCCAGCAACATCCAGTTGCTATGGTGACACGGACAGTGAGGAAAGCTTTGGGGCAAAGACCTCTTTGGTGACCCATGGCATTCTCGGAAAGGTCAAGGGTCAGATAAGAATGGTGGCATCAACAAATGATGAGCGGTGA